The Phalacrocorax carbo chromosome 2, bPhaCar2.1, whole genome shotgun sequence region AAGTGTCTGCGAAGGGGTCTCAGAGTACCTAATCCTGAACTGTACCTGGTAGGATTCTATTTTCAGACTTGTGGATCCTCAGTCTCTACTGAGCTGTTTCAAGTGAAATGTTTCGTTTGATTTGGGatgattttattctgtttgaaGCATGCTTTCTACATATTTTCCGTgtcctgtgtttctgtttgagAACGATGATATTTTTGTGgttaaatatgtatatttcttATGTGTTCTGTAACTGTTTTCTTGGTGTTTCAGATTAAATCTTTCAGATGAAGAATATGATAAAATATTCCACTCTATTAATGGGTAAGTTTTGAGCACTGATTTTCTGTTGAAAGACATGATAGTTCAGGTTTTGAGCTCTGCCATATTCTCAAGAACACTGTCTTTCTACTCTCTTGAGAGGTTGTGCTTAGTGCTGTGGGCATGTAAATATATTCTGAGACTGTCTGATACCtgtctgctttcttttatttcttgagGAGCGTATGTGAGATAATCCACAACAGTGCCCAGGCTCGTCTTGGCATTCTCCTGTGCTTGTCTGCAGGCGGACAGAAGTGGAATTATAGTGGTTAACAATTTTACAAGTGAAATAGTGTATTTtctcttcattaatttttttcctcttccttatTTGAGTGATCATCTTAATTCTGATATTTAATAGCACTTGCTGGGTGTTTCATCCCTGTTCCtatcctttcttccttcttccagtcctctcCAGATCTCCTTGATCATAAAAGTTTCTGATTCCCAGTCTTTTCTACCCTGCCCTTTGGGTGCTTTCTCTCTTGCTACTTGAATGGCCCATCTTGCCTGTCGTGATTCTGTGGATTAGGTCTTCGTTAGACAAACATTCTAACTTTTCAGCTGACCTATGGCAACTGTCCACCCATGTGTTCTTCCTACATTTTAAATGTGGGATAATGTGATCtaatttaacacattttaattgTGGGCTAAGCAAAGTCAAAACCTTTTAGGTTTGCCTTGCGCTAAAAGTGCTCTTTAGAAGAGTTAAATCAGCTGTTGCTGCACTGAACAGGCTTGACGGTATGTGAGCCCATAGCACATGACTGGGCTGCTTGTAGTCATGAGGTGAGCATCTTAAACCACGAATATTTTTGTTAAGCTTATGCATATACTAGTATGTTAATTCACATGTGTAGAACTTGCAGATTTAGACCTGTGGCTGTCTGCAGAGAGCATTGTCTTCTTACGTGCCACAGCATGCCCTGTGCACTGACGCATGGGTCTTTACTGTCTTGTGGTATAAATAAGTATAAGACAGTGATGCTTTGTCCCCGGTGACTCCTCATGTTGGAGACaaaatgaataatttcattCCTTTCTTATGGCTGTCAGCCTTTCTTTGGTTGCCAGAAGGACTCTCACCAGTGGAGTCTCCCACTATTTCTGCCTCGCCACCTACCTCAATGAAGGGTGTTAGGCAAGTAGATCCAGTTCCCTcatccttctgcctttgcagtgaCTGGCAGTTGGATTTGTGCTGTGTAGGTAGGTAAGGATGGCCTATATTTCATCTTGTTGCCTTCCACTGTCAGCTGATGGCTTCCACGTGTATAGCTGTGtgtaaataacaaataaaatctCTGGAGGGAAGGACTTACCATTCTGTGGAAACTTAAGAAACTTAAAATCAGCTGTATTCATTTTCTATATTGGCACTGCAGAGTAATCCgttttatatttttgtggatactgctttatttctccacttttctttttcatgttcctGTGCATCATTCACCTTACAATAAACCTGGTCACGAGGTTTTAAATGCACACTCAGTCTGCGAATGCTTGGGATCATTTGAGATGTTAGTTGTTTCTAGCTGCTTGTTAGTATCTCACTGATAGAGGTTGCCATTTCCAGAGCacagaaatgcagaggaaatCCTTCAGGCATTTTGGTAAAAAATCAGCAACTGATGGATGTGGCTTGCGTAAGTGTAGTTGGGGTTCTGCTGCAGTGAGTTAGGGAGTGCTCACACATTCAGTTCTGCCAGACCTGTGGGTACTGTTCCAGTTACAGCTAGGAGAGACTTCCTTTATTTCATGTTACTGTCTCTGATGGTACTTAATTACTTTCCATGTTATCACGTGTACATGTGAAATCTGCTGGACTGTACTGAGTCTTGtctttttgggggtttggggagctACACAGAGAATTGCCGTTGCTgagtattttgttgttgttttggtggtgGAAAAAGATTGTTCACTATTTCTTTGAAATTGTCTCTGagattgctttgttttcttcagctatATTAGATCCTGTGTGACCAAAGGTTAGggccaaatacttttttttttttcctttttaataggAACTTTTTGATGTGTGTTGTCTGCAATAAGAAGGTTACTCTGCCAGGGCCACAATTCTTCTTTACTGAAATTGAACAGGATGAATTAAGATTGGGGCCAGGATTTTAAAGCAGTAGGGAGAGCCAGCTAAGAGTCAGGACAGGGTTCGACGGGGTCATGGTACGCAACCCTTTTGTATACTAGCTGAAATCTATgtgttttttgtattttctgtttgctctcCTCTTCCTTAGGTTGCACTAGGCTCAGTCACTACTTTGTGATAACCATTCTTCAGTAGAAGAACATTAAGATTTAGGATATGATTAATTTGAAAGACTAAGACACCTAAACTTAGCTGTCTGTGTGTGCGCTAGCTTTCTAAACTCACATCATTAATGGAGTGCTAGTCAGTACAAGCCAGTGGAGCCTACGGCATTTTTCAGCCTACTGACCAGGTAGGTGTCTGCTCTAGAAAACATCTGAGCTTCCGTTGACTTTTCTGGATAGATTCCTGCTGTCCATAAGGGAAGCTTAGATTTCTATCTATAGATTTCTGAAATGTAGATGTCTTAATCTAGACCTGAATACTACCCTTAAAACCAGTATCAGAACTTTCTCTGTGTACATTGACCAGGTTTCAAATGATCACCGTGGCTAATCAGATTCTTGGATGTTGCCTTTCAGGGTACTTTTTCCAGGAGGTGGTGTGGATCTTAAGACTTCAGAATATTCCAGGGTTGCTAAGATATTTTACCACAAGGCATTAGAGGTAATTACTAAGGAACAGTCTGTTCTTCTTGTTGTCACTGCTGAGAGATCAAAATGATAGGGAGGCTCATATTTTCGTAGTTTTCCATTGACATGCAGTGTGTTGAATCTTAACCCAAAAGTAGCTCTTTGCTGGCTTCTGTGTAAAGAATCATTTCGTAGCTTAAGATTCAGACTGCTGACACCCTCTCCTGTTATATGTTGTGTCATGGTCCTAAACTCCCAAGTTCTTTGGGGGAGAACAGTATCATTTATGCATTGTACCTGGAGCTTTATGGCTGTGTGGAATTTGCAATAATTCCTTCCAAAAGCCCAGAGTATCCATTGACATTAAATGTTGAACAAAGTTATACATAAATGTGATCATTTGTAGAAGTCTTACGACTGAAGTTTAGACTGGGAAGGAATTCTAGAGACTCTCAAATAAACCAATTTACAATAACATAACATTAAGGCCTCTCTTCACATATAAGTTACAGCTAGTGAAACGCCTTTATTCTCATTTATAGGTAAGTAGATTTAAATATATCTTTGGAGGTGCAGATGAGGGATCTACATTGGCACGTTATACCATTTTACCTATTTCTTTGCATTGGGAACTGTAAATATAGcagatgtttaaaatatttatttttataacacgAAAGAAGGTGGGAAGAACACTTGAAAGgtcatataaatatttaaaataattaatataattattagGAGTGTTAAGAAAAGATTGAATTTCTGGGAAAGCTGTTTCTTTCAAAGAACATCAGGAAGGCTCTGAATCTTTATTGAAGATTTAATTCCCTTAGAGCATaagaggtggtggtggttttgttgttttgtttttttttttccaaataataatCACATTTTGAAGTAAAATTTGCATTGTGGAAAGGCATGGAGATTAACTGAGGTTTAGATAAAATCTTTATGATCAGTTACAGATCTTCTGTATTCAGgttgaataaaaatgtaaattttctcccttttttcctctttactgACTTTATTTTCAGGTAACGTTGATTAAAATTGTCACAGAAGTCATACTTTGGAAAACTTTGCCTCATTCTAGAGGCAGTTATGCGTCGTGCTTAAACTGTTACCATAGTAGTAGAAGTGTTCATTGGCAGTGAGGAATTCCTCTTCTACCGTTGCTGCTGACTTTCCAACAGCAGGCAAGGAAAGCGCAGGCAGCGGCATTCACAGGACCAGTCAGCTGCTGCAATTCAGTAattgtttccttctcttccgTCTCCATGGCAGCAATGTTGTTATTCTTCGTCTATCTTTATTTGTGGTGATTGTTAGTCTGTCGCCTCAAACCTGAATCTTGCAAAGACTCGCTTTCATGTGAGACAATCTTGTTTGTCCCTTTGGACCTGCTCGCTGTGTGAAGTACGGCCTGTGCCTTGGTATTCAGTATTGCGGTAAGGGTTTATCATGATCTGCAGTACTATTAAGAAATTCTACTGACATTTCACAGTGATTAACTGAACTGCATCTGGCATAATTTGATGATCAGAGAGGCAGGTGTATTAGATGGTATGTGTACTTCAGGtgagtgaaaagcagaaaatagttttcagtTCATCATAGGTAACCCTTacaagttggggttttttttctgtgctatttGTGAAGATTGTGTGTTCTGATTTTCATCTTTTGAGATTTTATTAGCACTATAAAATATTGGTAATTTTACTAATGTAAGGTAATGTAAGGTAAGCTACAGTAGTCAAGAGTATATTAGTAGGTATAGAATTGACTGAAttttatgttttggtttggtttgtgtttttttaaaacatatgagAACTTTTTATTTTCGAGTGTTCACAATGAGAAATGACTTTGTCTGGCTCTGCTTTAATATGAATAAAGAATATGAAATGCTGATCCCCATCCAAGTTAGTAGAATTTTACTAGTTAGGCAAAAACCTaaatgaaatactgttttccagcttttaaattagtttttaaaatgtgatgttTTGGGTGTTGTTTAATTTATGCTtagcctcctccaggctaatgtttattaaaaaagggTGGAGGGGGGCACAAAATGTTTACGGTTCAGTTGTAACTGTTAAACTGTAGCCTGTTTTTTGCCTTTAGTGGTTTTATTCCTCACTTACATGAAAGACAGATGGCGGAGTTGCAAGTCCTGTGTTTAGCCGTGCATGATGGGTGGTTGTGAAGACTCCGCAGTACTATTAGccttttttctgtaaatcttACGTGTTTTGCTCTGAGAAGAAGCAGTTACATGGGCTTTTATTACCATACTATTTAGTAATGCAGTAGGGTAGCATTTTTATTCTAAGCCTGTAATTTCAGCTTTCTCAAAAATGGCTTTTGAGCAGCCCTTTGGGATGGTGGTGTGGTGTGGTATGCATAacttaaaaatgtttagaaacaAGTTAAGAAAGACTACTCAGATTTCACAAAAACAGGAGTTCTGAAACATCCCAGTCTCTAACATGTGCTTACTATGAGGAATAAACCatacaaaaatgcaaatttccACTGTGTGTATGCACTGTGCTTAGTTAGGAAGCTAGTTagtctctttttgttttccttttctcctttttgccgCCTTCTTTTTGCACTTACCTGccaatttttattcttttgaaaatgatTGTCACTTTTCTAACATTGCTTAAACTCACAATCTATCTGGAACACAGGTCCAAACTTGCTAGTTAAACAAGCATATAAGTATGTCACTTTAGACCGTAGCCATGCTAGTAGTAGGATTTATGTTTTCCTTAATACAGATGGGTGGGCACAGGCATTCGGACATTGCAAAGGGCCCTTGCTACGTGATCATAACGAGCTTCATATAAAAGGATGAATTATAATGAATCGGCTTTCCTTCAAAATGATGACAGATTGGTTTGTGTCCCTTCTTATGATTGCCTTTTTTAATAGAACTGTTgtcattttgtgttttatgttTAGGCTGCTCTCAACTACTTATTGgtagaacagaacagaatggTTAAATTAATATCGACATTAGGCTCCGTTTACTGCTTCAACAGGCGTGTATAATCCCCGAGCTTCATATTTTAGGAGGAAAAACTAAGGGGAGTCTGGGTTTACTTCAGCTGCAATTGAACTGTTACAATTCCCCTGGTAGCAATTTGTACTACTGTAGTAGTTCTGCCTCCCACCTacacaagagaaagcaaagagtaGGAATTTCTCTTCAGTCTTCTTTCTGTAAATCCTCAGTGCTTTTTCCTTatgttgttgctttttaattttgaaggcTAACGATAAAGGAGATTATTTCCCAATATGGGGAACATGTCTTGGACACGAAGAGCTTACTTATCTCACGAGTGGTGAAGTTTTACTTGTTAATACCAAGACAGATGGTTTTGCACTCCCTCTGAACTTTACTTCAGGTGAAAAAATCATTATATCTCATGTCTGAGTTTTGCTgagaggtgttgtgttttgtttgtgatAAATAGGCAGGGGTGAACGTTTGGGAGGTTTCTGATTATTATCGTGTTAAATTCTTTCTTATTAAGTTGCCGTGACTTTTTACAAAGTCAGTGCAACTCTATCACTTCTAAAGCAGAGATGTGAGCACAAGCCATTTGAAATCAACCACAGTCAGCAAAAACCACAGTAGTGCCTCTTTGAGTCAGTTGAAATTTGGACCTACAAAAGTAATGTGGGTTTGGGTCCCTTTTTGTTACCGAGTTGAACAAAAGTCACGGGTCCAAAACCTATCAAACTCAGAGCAGatgatttaaaatttttcaaataGCATCTTTCCTGATGATGAATATTAGCATTGCTGTCCCACTTGTACAGTACTGAAATCAGAGAGGTCCCTTAAGGTAGATCTGTGCCACTCAGCAACACAGGTAAAATGTAGCCTCTGTTGATACTTCATGATTTCGTTTGTGAGCAATCCATCTGTGGACCATGTAGCATTCACAAATTCTGTCATTTGTGCTCATTTTGAATTGAATTGTCACTGAAATGAGTGGCAAAGAATGATACTTATTTTAGTGAGAACTTAGGCAGCAAAATTGGGTCCTCTCTGAGTCAAGACTGGCGTACAGTGGTAAGAGCATATTGGAAACCTGTTGTAATTATTTCactaattttctttgtaatgtATTCTAAACTCATTAAGTTATACTACAGAAAAAAGTttaatgcagtattttattaaatttgtcTCCTGTTCAGTATTAGTCCATCTGTGAGCAGCTCAGGTAATGGACAAtatccttttttcatttttctttgtaatagcTGCAAAAGACAGTAGATTATTCAGGAATTTCCCTGATGATGTATTACATGCATTTGCTACTGAGCCGTTGACATCAAACTTTCATATGTGGAGCCTCTCCATGGAGGTAtttgataattttatttcctgaatacaaatgcatttgctctgttaaaattagaaataaacaagcaaataacacatctttttttcccctgctcttaACACAGAATTTCACAAAGAATGAAAAGCTTCGTAATTTCTATAACGTTCTGACCACTAACACCGATGATGAAGTGGAGTTTATATCTACCATGGAAGGtagggaaattaatttcctttgtgAAATGTAACTGTAACAAACTAGTTCTTTAGAGGTGTTGTGGCACTGATGTTAATTTGTACTGCAAGCTTGCTGTTAGAATAGCAGGGTGAGCATCAGCCCTGTCAGTGAGAAACTGACTTCAGGCTGTGAGGAACATACTCTGTTTGCAGGGATACTTTGTCTTTGAGTACATATCTTTGAGCCTAATTACTTTCTTCTCTCACCTGCTGTTCCCCTTACAGATATGCTGTTACACTTTAGCACTGGAATATTCAAGTGCTGTGATGTGAAGTGTATAGCACTTTTCCTGTAGTATTTTAATCCCTCTGCGGTGCAACGTGTCGCTATAGCACCttgctttctgtctgtctgcttATGCTTGCATTCCTGTGAGCTCCGTATCTGTGAGCTGTATGGGAAGGACAATTCAGGGTACTGAGGTAACAGCAACATCCCTCATTACTTCAGTGGTAACTGCCCTCCTCCAAAAGCCTTTTGCATTACTTACCTTGTGTTGCATATGTTTTGTACCAGGCTTGGTCAGCTCAGGAAACAAGTTAGCTCTTTGGGGAGTTGTTTATCTTCATCAGTGCACTACTAGCAGCTCTGCAGTAAGGCCCAGCTGCAGGCCCATGGGATTCTTCTGTATGGCATACTGGCTGTCCTCCAGAAGAGAAGAATAGCAGTTTGATCAGAAAACCTGATTAGGCTAATGACAGAAATCTCCTGTGCCTGCAAGCGGTTTATCACAGAGCAGTTgtcagctgctgtgctgctatTCTCTGTAAGAGAGTTAAGGGCTGGCTTCCCCCTGTGTGTATCAGGCCTAGCACAGAGCAGGTGGGAGCTGCCCCGGGGTTGACTGGGCCTTCAAGGAGATCCTAAAACTTGGATCTCTCCCTTGGAACTGCCAGAGATATCCTGTGTGGCTGTGAATATTGTATGTTGAGTGATGCTGACAGTAGATAGGAAGTTTTGAGACTGATCCACTGGCAACATTATTTTTTAGCGTGTATGTATATAAATTCTGAAATGAATAATCAAAGTGATGTACACAAATCTTGCATGGGATGAGAGCCTTCTACAATATCAGTTTTTCCCTTAATTTCTACTGTGACTTTAGCAGAGTTTCAACTTGCTGTTTAAGCTTTTGTGAAACTGTTAATAAGCGGGGTATTTTTGTAGCTTATCCTTTGAGTTTCTTTTGCAGTAAGACTAAGCACATAattaaggttggactagatgatccctgaggtcccttccaacctgtgattctctAATTCTTAAGACATAGACTTTGCTTACGTGCTTTGTGTTTGTTGTAGCATACAAATACCCAATTTACAGCGTCCAGTGGCATCCAGAGAAAAATCCTTTTGAGTGGAAGAATTCACCTGGCATTCCACATTCCCCATCAGGTGTAAGAGCAGCATATTATATAGCTGACTTCTTCATTAATGAAGGTAAAAAGTTTAGTATCtataaatgtcattttttaaGAGTGAAGCATTAATGAATATCTTTGAAGAAGACAACCTTCTTTTTCAGCTGTCAAAGTTCAGTACCTCTTACTGCTTTCTGAGTAGATTACTCTGCAAGCGTTATAGGCTTATAAAAAACACAAGGCTTACTAGAAATAGAATGGCTTAGTAAAAGTGACATCAAAAGGCCAGGCATCTCACAAACTCTTTTCAGTAGACTGGCTCAAAAACATTGTGCTGTGACTTTCTACCATTTCAAATGATCACTGTAACATTCTAGTCTCCTTTGCACaaagacaatgaaaaaaatactccaTTCATAATTCCAGAGGTTTCTTAGATTCCAAACTGAGTTACAGTCATTCAATGTATTCTCAGCTTTGCTTGCAAAAGGTATGCACCAAGATTATAAATACTGCTTGGGCAGTATATGGATGTATCAAAGGAGTACAATACGGTGTCCAACAGTTCTATGCTACAGACAGCACAAGAAGTTTTTGAATTTTGCAGTGCTTctaatttgtttgtttatacCCTAAGAAGCTGGAAGTAATGTGTCAAATATTGATAATTTATGACACTTCTGTCTGTTTGCTATAAATAAACAGGATGTAAATAGGGGAGTATTTCTAGGgataaaacttattttattccttttttttatacTTACTAAACAATTatgctgaaatattattttaatattttaaatggactATTTATGAAATTGTCTTGATCAATTTGGACTATGAAGAACATAATAACCTAATTGAGTTTAGTCTTTAGATTTGATCTCTAATCAAAAGGGTCACCTAATTGGAGAAAGCAGACAgtgatttaaagaaatgcaactTACGCTGACCTGGTCAGTGAGAATGGGGAAATAAAAGTTGTGCTTCATACAAGTCCAAAGCTCTTTTTTGCATAGTGTAGCTCTAATTCCCTTTGCAAAAAGGTAGCAAAATCACACAGAATTCCATGTCAGTATCTATAAGCTTCctgtattttaagaattttgATAGGGTACTTATGGGAGactaagacaaaaataaagaggaaaataggAGAAAGTATATGGGTCTCTTTTTTCTTATGTAGTCTAACACCAAAATACAGTATGTTTCCTAGTTTTGTTTGCTACATTCTCCAGGATCTGTCTGCATGCTGTATTACAGGCAGAAGTAAGCTTGCTCAAGCCATTATCCAAGTAAAACTGGCAAAATAAGTGCCTACTCTGCTTGTTAGTCCTCTTGAGACACAGTGCATGTGAGTTCTTTTATATAAGCGTACACATAAAATGAGCTTGGGCACAGTACCACACAGCTTTTGGATCTGTTGACCTTCAATTCTAGTAGAGAAACTTGTCTCAGCCAGCTGTATGTGTCTACCCCCCATCTCGTAGACCAAATTATGAGTTATTCTTCATTACCTCCCCAATCTGTGTACAGCTGCTCCTACAGAGTACTTCATATCATAACATTGCAATGAGTAATTGATGGTTTTAGCTAATGTAAGGCAGAATGTCTTCCTTAACTTTGAAAATAAGCCACAAGgtgaaaaatgtaaactggtttcagctggtaaaaatatatttatccaTGATCACTTAATAACTAAACCATTCTACTAAATATCATTTTCATATCCATCCATCATTAATTTTAACTTGTGTAGAGTTGCCAACATGATAAACCAGACAAAGATTCAGTTTTTGttgtctttaccagcactgtccATGCTAACACTGCAGCTTTCAGTAGGCTTATACTCTGAtgcatttctttcagttttacaAGTACTAGTATCTCTGGTAGGTACTGCCAGTATCTCATGGATAAATATCTTTGTATAGTCTTGGCgttaaattaataattaaatttctccttccccagtaATAAAATGTTCTGTAACCAGCTTTCTGAAGATGTGTCTTCACAGTTCTTCACATACAAGTTACTGTAATTCCATACAAGTTACTGTTATGCTACACAAATTAACTTGATTTGCCaagaaaaatactgtcaaaGAGGTGTGGTGGGTTtaccctggctggatgccatgtgcccaccaaagccgctctatccctcccctcctcaaatggacagggagagaaaatacaatgaaagtcttgtgggtcaagataaggacagggagagatcacttGGCCATTACTATCATGGGCAAAAGggacttgacttggggaaatttttaatttattaccagtcAAAATCAGAGTatgataatgagaaataaaacctaaatcttaaaacaccttccccccatccctcccttcttctgGGCTTAACTTTATCCcaaattctctacctcctcctgccagtggcacagggggacagggaatgggggtcATGGTCAGTTCATCATGCATTtactctgctgctccttcctcctcaggaggactcctcacactcttcccctgctctaatgtgggg contains the following coding sequences:
- the GGH gene encoding gamma-glutamyl hydrolase isoform X2, with translation MGRLAGLPPLPAATLLLLLLRCAAAASLVQRGRLAGGNERPIVGILSQECHFEKFHRFGSSYIAASYVKFLESAGARVVPIRLNLSDEEYDKIFHSINGVLFPGGGVDLKTSEYSRVAKIFYHKALEANDKGDYFPIWGTCLGHEELTYLTSGEVLLVNTKTDGFALPLNFTSAAKDSRLFRNFPDDVLHAFATEPLTSNFHMWSLSMENFTKNEKLRNFYNVLTTNTDDEVEFISTMEARKSLHHFPSEEEEAKELIYNYTPIYTGTFSSFQQIYFFD
- the GGH gene encoding gamma-glutamyl hydrolase isoform X1 — translated: MGRLAGLPPLPAATLLLLLLRCAAAASLVQRGRLAGGNERPIVGILSQECHFEKFHRFGSSYIAASYVKFLESAGARVVPIRLNLSDEEYDKIFHSINGVLFPGGGVDLKTSEYSRVAKIFYHKALEANDKGDYFPIWGTCLGHEELTYLTSGEVLLVNTKTDGFALPLNFTSAAKDSRLFRNFPDDVLHAFATEPLTSNFHMWSLSMENFTKNEKLRNFYNVLTTNTDDEVEFISTMEAYKYPIYSVQWHPEKNPFEWKNSPGIPHSPSGVRAAYYIADFFINEARKSLHHFPSEEEEAKELIYNYTPIYTGTFSSFQQIYFFD